One window of the Litorilinea aerophila genome contains the following:
- a CDS encoding prenyltransferase/squalene oxidase repeat-containing protein: MGHTVDEIRSELYALIRDLGKDGGLVSPSVYDTAQVLRFYPPKEGVDPALDWIISRQRADGGWGDPAVPLTRDVPTLAAVLALHQYRGQERSTQERIEAALTFLEHQQVYWQDPPIDALAVATELVLPRLLDEARHAGLPVSADWYRSLQPLRQMKLQRLQGRRLRAGDAPLYSWEALQTGFSVELLDSTGGVGHSPAATAAWLREATREGISQEICRIAEGYLHQANRATLCDIPGVMPTVWPISTFELSYGLMSLEITGALPHLERFDGVLMQVERLKDGLQARNGVGISPAFVVDVDLTAAGLAAIAHMKGQVSCDALSQFCVDDHYYTFVNELNPSVLSNAHAVYALACSGHSATPTVQFLLKQQQPEGHWLADKWHSSWRYTTLEVAVALIEHGHVAVLDKTAHYFALDQHPDGGWGMGEESSTVETVFSTTALYQINRALKKTQTIPMDAMYAGQQWLLKRYRPHTFLQHDYWMGKELYSPYRVDRIYELGAIFAIVMQQEMTLQEKGVQSWT; encoded by the coding sequence ATGGGACACACCGTGGATGAGATCCGCAGCGAGCTTTATGCACTGATTCGGGATTTGGGCAAGGATGGGGGATTGGTCAGCCCGTCGGTCTACGATACGGCCCAGGTCTTGCGTTTTTATCCGCCCAAGGAAGGCGTCGATCCGGCGCTGGACTGGATCATCAGCCGCCAACGGGCCGATGGTGGCTGGGGCGATCCGGCTGTTCCCCTGACCCGGGATGTGCCGACCCTGGCCGCGGTGCTGGCACTGCATCAATATCGAGGGCAGGAGCGTTCGACCCAGGAACGGATCGAGGCGGCCCTGACCTTCCTGGAACATCAGCAGGTTTATTGGCAGGACCCGCCCATAGACGCCCTGGCCGTGGCGACCGAGTTGGTCCTTCCCCGCCTCTTGGATGAAGCCCGGCACGCCGGTCTTCCCGTCTCTGCCGACTGGTACCGCTCCCTGCAGCCTTTGCGCCAAATGAAACTGCAGCGGCTCCAGGGGCGCCGGCTACGGGCAGGGGATGCCCCCCTCTACTCGTGGGAGGCCCTGCAGACGGGCTTCTCGGTGGAGCTGTTGGATAGTACAGGCGGAGTGGGGCACAGCCCAGCCGCTACGGCGGCATGGTTACGGGAGGCAACTCGGGAGGGCATTTCGCAAGAAATTTGTAGAATTGCCGAGGGGTATTTGCACCAAGCCAATCGGGCGACATTATGCGACATCCCAGGTGTGATGCCGACGGTATGGCCTATATCAACCTTTGAGTTATCTTATGGGTTGATGTCCCTCGAAATCACTGGCGCTCTACCACATCTCGAGCGTTTTGATGGAGTTCTGATGCAAGTTGAGCGACTAAAAGATGGATTGCAAGCGCGTAACGGTGTTGGTATTAGCCCGGCATTCGTTGTCGACGTGGATTTGACAGCTGCTGGATTAGCTGCAATTGCACATATGAAGGGGCAAGTGTCTTGTGACGCTCTTAGTCAGTTCTGTGTAGATGACCATTATTATACCTTTGTTAATGAATTAAACCCTTCTGTGCTGTCAAATGCCCATGCAGTTTATGCTCTGGCCTGTAGCGGTCACTCTGCCACACCTACTGTTCAATTTCTCCTGAAACAACAGCAGCCTGAAGGCCATTGGCTGGCGGATAAATGGCATAGCTCCTGGCGCTATACCACTTTGGAGGTGGCAGTAGCTCTTATTGAACACGGTCACGTAGCTGTCTTGGATAAGACTGCCCACTACTTCGCCCTTGATCAACATCCTGATGGTGGGTGGGGCATGGGCGAGGAATCTTCAACCGTTGAGACAGTTTTCAGTACCACTGCTTTGTACCAAATCAACCGCGCTCTGAAAAAGACACAGACGATACCAATGGATGCCATGTACGCAGGGCAACAATGGCTGTTGAAGCGATATCGTCCTCACACCTTTCTTCAGCATGATTACTGGATGGGTAAAGAGTTATATTCGCCATATCGGGTGGATCGCATTTATGAACTAGGGGCTATATTCGCGATAGTTATGCAACAGGAAATGACATTGCAAGAAAAAGGTGTACAGTCATGGACGTAG
- a CDS encoding HAD family hydrolase: MVEAVILDRDGVLTYFDLEVAAVHLAQLIPMPLHQLAERWFAWGSHHGAPQNLAQEQQFFQEFWLEICQELGLPEAIRQQLVAFDYTVCVRPYPEVTQVLAALDKQPVRIGVLSNFALASLEASLEAAGLARYIDVACAAPVIGAAKPAPAAYLTVMERLGVDPTDCLFVDDEEICVEGARAVGMRAYLMDRQRPDHDLAAHILRDLTPLPHLTGH; this comes from the coding sequence ATGGTTGAGGCTGTCATCCTGGACCGGGATGGGGTTCTCACCTATTTTGACCTGGAGGTAGCGGCCGTCCATCTGGCCCAGTTGATTCCCATGCCCCTTCATCAACTGGCAGAACGGTGGTTTGCCTGGGGATCTCACCATGGCGCTCCCCAGAATTTGGCCCAGGAGCAGCAATTTTTCCAGGAATTCTGGCTGGAAATCTGCCAGGAATTGGGCCTGCCAGAGGCTATCCGACAGCAATTGGTGGCGTTTGACTACACCGTCTGCGTGCGGCCCTATCCGGAGGTAACCCAGGTGCTGGCCGCGTTGGACAAACAGCCGGTACGAATCGGGGTGCTTTCCAATTTCGCCCTGGCCAGCCTGGAGGCTTCCCTGGAGGCGGCAGGCCTTGCCCGGTATATCGACGTGGCCTGTGCTGCACCCGTGATCGGAGCGGCGAAACCCGCTCCCGCTGCCTATTTGACCGTCATGGAACGACTAGGGGTGGATCCGACAGACTGCCTGTTTGTGGATGATGAAGAAATCTGTGTGGAAGGGGCCAGGGCTGTGGGCATGCGTGCCTACCTGATGGATCGCCAGCGGCCAGACCATGATCTGGCCGCCCACATCTTGCGCGACTTGACGCCCCTGCCCCATCTGACCGGCCACTAA